One stretch of Juglans microcarpa x Juglans regia isolate MS1-56 chromosome 3D, Jm3101_v1.0, whole genome shotgun sequence DNA includes these proteins:
- the LOC121256191 gene encoding aspartic proteinase nepenthesin-1-like — translation MADSATSSLLVILLLVSPLLCICSSQGSSTTFRVILTHIDADLDLSPLQVIKRSIQRGKQRHRKFLDGLELMSTQASSDVRTRVVGGDGEFRMSLSIGTPPVPFLAIMDTGSDLIWTQCQPCKTCFKQPTPIFDPAESSSFANVSCSSPVCKKWADSKCGRSCEYSNSYGDGTSTEGFLATETFNFGGSDNESSVPDIGFGCGVNNEGPGLNHGAGIVGLGRGPLSLVSQIHTRQFSYCLTSIGGTNGSSSLFLGSAPSSVQVSNASTTPLLENPVLPTFYYISLVGISVGRNRLPIPPSWFQLTSDGTGGLIVDSGTTITLLTEDAYDVLKRAFLEQTKLALSDSSDHSGLDLCFNLPHGKHAKQIAVPELTFHFTGLDLALPPENYMIVDENLGMACLAIAPAGGFSTLGNIQQQNMLVIHNLEQKTMSFIPTDCAKL, via the coding sequence atgGCAGATTCCGCAACCTCTTCGCTACTTGTAATATTATTACTAGTTTCACCATTGCTATGCATATGTTCCTCGCAAGGAAGTTCTACCACCTTTCGCGTCATCCTGACACACATCGATGCCGACCTAGATCTTTCCCCGCTGCAAGTCATCAAACGATCTATCCAACGTGGGAAACAACGACACCGTAAATTTCTTGACGGATTGGAGCTGATGAGCACGCAAGCCTCCAGTGACGTCCGAACGCGGGTTGTGGGCGGTGACGGCGAGTTTCGCATGAGCTTGTCAATTGGGACCCCGCCTGTGCCTTTCCTTGCGATAATGGACACAGGTAGTGACCTGATATGGACACAGTGCCAGCCATGCAAGACCTGTTTCAAGCAACCGACCCCAATTTTTGACCCTGCGGAATCGTCTTCCTTTGCCAATGTCAGCTGCTCGAGTCCAGTGTGCAAGAAATGGGCCGATTCAAAGTGTGGGAGGAGCTGTGAGTACTCCAATTCCTACGGGGACGGAACGTCGACAGAAGGGTTTCTAGCGACGGAGACTTTCAACTTTGGAGGGTCTGACAACGAATCTTCTGTCCCAGATATAGGTTTTGGGTGTGGGGTGAACAACGAGGGCCCGGGGTTGAACCATGGTGCAGGGATAGTGGGACTCGGTCGTGGACCTTTGTCCCTGGTTTCACAAATTCATACACGACAATTCTCCTATTGCTTAACGTCGATCGGTGGCACCAATGGCAGCAGCAGTCTTTTTTTAGGATCTGCACCATCCAGCGTGCAAGTCTCGAATGCTAGTACCACCCCATTGCTTGAAAACCCAGTTCTACCGACATTCTACTACATATCTCTTGTAGGCATCAGTGTGGGCCGAAATCGCCTGCCCATTCCGCCATCGTGGTTCCAGTTAACCAGCGATGGAACTGGGGGCTTAATCGTGGATTCCGGAACCACAATCACTCTTTTAACCGAAGATGCCTATGATGTGCTGAAGAGAGCGTTTCTGGAACAAACGAAACTTGCATTGTCGGACTCATCAGACCATTCTGGATTGGATCTTTGCTTTAACCTTCCACATGGCAAACATGCAAAGCAGATTGCAGTCCCTGAACTGACATTTCATTTCACGGGGCTAGATTTGGCCCTGCCCCCAGAGAACTATATGATTGTGGACGAGAATTTGGGGATGGCATGCTTGGCTATAGCCCCGGCAGGTGGTTTTTCAACCTTAGGGAACATTCAACAACAGAATATGTTGGTTATCCATAACCTCGAACAGAAGACCATGTCATTTATTCCCACTGATTGCGCTAAACTGTAG